One Littorina saxatilis isolate snail1 linkage group LG12, US_GU_Lsax_2.0, whole genome shotgun sequence genomic region harbors:
- the LOC138983139 gene encoding uncharacterized protein produces MAGEGKVFDVRQKLKVLRSMIPDCKRYLVPSKIVPDLFPILGEDKRRQIVEKERHSRAEAVELLMKAVLAKQEEGLNRFIFALKAQEKDNTWYERFLNPLDDTEAGTALDPNNAQANEYFSFIIHCLEGEISREIELGEFEAILIKLLADDIICDLDFEEIPKMGLQEGLLELFTIMPSSTPDWPLRFFHALENARPGFSRKIDPCKECPVTQSQKEAMAGTTAHQTAGTVTANLQIEETIPNVSRTSGPAGYHAPFLGHAPFLGQAAPANSSPYHDHDLSRQEGVRYLC; encoded by the exons ATGGCGGGTGAAGGAAAAGTCTTTGATGTACGCCAGAAGCTGAAAGTGCTGCGCAGCATGATTCCAGACTGCAAGCGCTACCTCGTCCCCAGCAAAATTGTTCCTGATCTCTTTCCTATTCTTGGGG AGGACAAACGCAGACAGATTGTTGAGAAGGAACGGCACTCGAGGGCAGAGGCAGTGGAGCTGTTGATGAAGGCTGTGCTTGCGAAGCAGGAGGAGGGACTCAACCGTTTCATCTTCGCTTTAAAAGCTCAGGAAAAGGACAATACCT GGTATGAGCGCTTTCTTAACCCTCTAGATGACACAGAAGCTGGTACTGCACTTGACCCAAACAATGCACAAGCGAACGAGTACTTCTCCTTCATTATTCACTGCCTGGAAGGAGAAATCAGCAGAGAAATTGAACTAGGTGAATTTGAGGCTATCCTGATAAAACTACTTGCAGACGACATCATTTGTGATTTGGATTTTGAGGAAATACCAAAGATGGGTCTACAAGAGGGACTTTTGGAGCTCTTCACCATTATGCCGAGCAGCACACCAGACTGGCCACTGAGGTTTTTCCATGCGCTAGAAAATGCTAGACCTGGATTTAGCCGGAAGATTGACCCATGTAAAGAATGTCCAG tcactcAGAGTCAGAAAGAAGCCATGGCTGGAACTACTGCGCACCAGACTGCAGGCACTGTGACTGCAAACTTGCAGATAGAGGAAACCATACCCAATGTATCCCGCACTTCAGGACCTGCAg GGTACCACGCCCCATTCCTCGGCCACGCCCCATTCCTCGGCCAGGCCGCCCCCGCGAACTCGAGCCCCTACCACGACCACGACCTCTCACGACAGGAGGGGGTGCGGTACTTGTGCTAG